A single genomic interval of Deltaproteobacteria bacterium PRO3 harbors:
- a CDS encoding glycoside hydrolase family 3 protein, whose product MWKSRIALSLLLMVLGGVGLKSRSPFLLAWRETLPWILPILGAALAWKFRGRKAWAIALILAGLIPLGLQRQADSLRERVLAAEPAALRRLGRHFLVGYRDFAELEALVARGAVGGVFVTQRNIQGKTSDQVRAELRRLQEIQAAQGLPPLYIATDQEGGPVSRLSPLVPAQPSLAVWLRAGGTAQAYADLQARALAELGVNLNFSPVVDLRHPDQDGRFHPHTRLDQRAISADPLEVAEAATTYCLAFERRGLRCTLKHFPGLGQVAVDTHLREGRLEIPRDALEVADWLPFRATLAASRAFLMLGHVRVPELDPELPASLSPAIVRGLIRGSWGHEGVLITDDFTMGPIQGRPGGVGPAARQALEAGVDLILISYDPELYYEAMAYLLKSRDDGGLRAALAQSARRLGEDLDRRAVGHQVPDLLDLFVGDGDAAVGPVVEAVRRPEIRRAVGQAVDHDRAAGRDAAGLGRRGVAAVGVRDM is encoded by the coding sequence ATGTGGAAATCCCGAATCGCCTTATCCCTCCTGCTCATGGTCCTCGGGGGAGTGGGACTGAAGTCCCGCTCCCCCTTCCTCCTCGCCTGGCGCGAGACCCTGCCCTGGATCTTGCCGATCCTGGGCGCGGCCCTCGCCTGGAAATTTCGCGGACGGAAGGCTTGGGCGATCGCCTTGATCCTGGCGGGGTTGATCCCCTTGGGCCTCCAACGCCAGGCCGACTCCTTGCGCGAGCGGGTCTTGGCCGCGGAACCGGCGGCATTGCGGCGCCTCGGCCGCCACTTTCTCGTAGGCTACCGGGACTTCGCCGAGCTCGAGGCCCTCGTCGCCCGCGGGGCGGTGGGCGGCGTCTTCGTCACCCAGCGCAACATCCAAGGCAAGACAAGCGACCAAGTGCGGGCGGAGCTCCGCCGGCTGCAAGAGATCCAGGCCGCCCAGGGCTTGCCGCCGCTCTACATCGCGACCGACCAGGAGGGCGGGCCGGTCTCCAGGCTTTCTCCCCTGGTGCCGGCCCAGCCCTCCCTCGCGGTGTGGCTGCGCGCCGGCGGCACGGCCCAGGCCTACGCCGACCTGCAGGCCCGGGCCTTGGCCGAGCTGGGCGTCAATCTGAACTTTAGCCCGGTCGTCGACCTGCGCCATCCGGACCAGGACGGCCGCTTCCACCCCCACACCCGGCTCGACCAGCGCGCGATCTCGGCAGATCCGCTGGAGGTCGCGGAGGCCGCGACGACCTACTGCCTCGCCTTCGAGAGACGGGGGCTGCGTTGCACGTTGAAGCATTTCCCCGGTCTCGGACAGGTCGCGGTCGACACCCACCTGCGCGAAGGCAGGCTGGAGATCCCGCGCGACGCGCTCGAGGTTGCCGACTGGCTCCCATTCCGCGCGACCCTGGCCGCAAGCCGCGCCTTCCTGATGCTGGGCCACGTTCGCGTCCCCGAACTCGATCCCGAGCTCCCTGCCTCGCTCTCCCCCGCGATCGTCCGCGGCCTGATCCGCGGTTCCTGGGGGCACGAGGGGGTCCTGATCACCGACGACTTCACGATGGGACCGATCCAAGGTCGGCCGGGAGGGGTCGGGCCCGCCGCGCGGCAGGCGCTAGAGGCCGGCGTGGACTTGATCCTGATCTCCTACGATCCGGAGCTATATTATGAAGCGATGGCCTATTTGCTGAAATCGCGGGACGACGGGGGCTTGCGGGCGGCCTTGGCGCAGAGCGCCCGCCGCCTAGGGGAGGATCTCGATCGGCGTGCCGTTGGGCACCAGGTCCCAGATCTCCTCGATCTCTTCGTTGGTGACGGCGATGCAGCCGTCGGTCCAGTCGTAGAGGCGGTGCGTCGCCCCGAAATCCGGCGCGCCGTTGGGCAGGCCGTGGATCATGATCGCGCCGCCGGGCGAGACGCCGCGGGCCTTGGCCGCCGCGGTGTCGCTGCGGTTGGGGTAAGAGATATGTAA